The segment GAAGAATCTAGGATGGATGAAACAAATTTACAAGATCAGCACATAGCATATAAATTGTCCgtatataaataataacaatggAGCAGGTTTACCAAACATGGGGCTCCAATTTTGATTGATAACATCCAAACACACTGAACCAGACCTGAAACTCAAAAAGAACCCACATTTCCATTAAAATACGTGATCTGGCAACCCATATAAGCTAACACAAACTTCAAACAAGCTAAGTAGTCAAATTTTAGCATCCACTAACTCACATTTCATCGACATTTGGGTGATAGATCTTGTTGATAAAGCCAATTGATGGAGGTTTGTAAGGATAAGCATCTGGTAATTCAACTCTTATCTTCCACACACCTCCTTGATAAAGACCTACCATGTtcccacaaagaaaaaagaaaagaagagataaTAATCTGACTGTatccataattaaaaaaaccccaaaGAAACTTAAGCTTTATCTTCACTGaggaaaatcaacaaaaaacaaacctgCAACTAATATAAGAACTAAAAACAGCAATGCAattcattaaattttcattCTACTTCACAGTAAAAGCAAAACAACAAGTTTCTTCGCATGCATcagtagtaaaaaaaatctgcttaaaattcaacttcaaagaaaaatagctccggcaaaagaaaaataaaaggttcaattcataaaaaagaaaatataacttCTTATTGACAGCAATCTAGAAGATCAATTCCATGACCCAAAGTATCTAAATgggccaacaagaataaataaaaaatcatctgaaaaacagaaaagaacccgctaagaaaaacattaaagaaagaAGACGAGcagaatcaaagaaagaaaacagtaaaaaggaaaaaaaaaaagcggtACTGAAGATTTTTGATTACTTACTTTCTTTAGGTCCATTGAATTCCACATAAAACTCTTGCATGCCATCATTGATCATTTCCACTTTGTAATCACTCATCATCCTAGTCAatcaaaacccataaaaaataaagaaaaaaccaaaaaaacccaatCAAATAAAGAACGAAACTCTGtcaaaaaaagagatttttacAGTTTCATCAAATCCATCTCCCTGCGTTTGCTTGGTGAAGACatatttgctttctttct is part of the Populus nigra chromosome 8, ddPopNigr1.1, whole genome shotgun sequence genome and harbors:
- the LOC133700993 gene encoding ubiquitin-conjugating enzyme E2 4-like — protein: MSSPSKRREMDLMKLMMSDYKVEMINDGMQEFYVEFNGPKESLYQGGVWKIRVELPDAYPYKPPSIGFINKIYHPNVDEMSGSVCLDVINQNWSPMFDLVNVFEVFLPQLLLYPNALDPLNGEAAALMMRDGTAYDQRVKEYCEKYAKPEDIGARPEEKSSDEELSEDDYNSDDDQVAGKADP